In Palaemon carinicauda isolate YSFRI2023 chromosome 21, ASM3689809v2, whole genome shotgun sequence, the following proteins share a genomic window:
- the LOC137614939 gene encoding uncharacterized protein, which produces MINPFSSEVEHAHLCAGAVVDITELHNKHHIEIDRTLYLAKKLDPQVSRECVKKVVQCCDCCQPIDPAPVMHKGGKLSVERNWQRLAIDVTHYRQILYLLVVDCGPGRFAIWRQLKRGDAQEISAELNSIFLERGPVDEMLLDKSTAFKSQCLGDMLSRWNTVRVFRATYRPGGYGIVKRHHRTIKAIAEKGGISPIEAVIWYNSTPRSGQDESSVPQLPVYRYEWRYPSVVPNGTDTSQDKPLLIKMGEEVWVKPSNAHCTTQWRKGTVTHVNTSNNISVDGMPRHVLDVRPVIVPAFLSDGSSEMSSDDSGIPTKCSKRNGRESASTEE; this is translated from the coding sequence ATGATTAATCCATTCAGCAGTGAAGTTGAACATGCACATCTCTGTGCAGGTGCTGTAGTTGATATAACAGAGTTGCATAATAAACACCATATAGAAATTGACAGAACACTATATTTAGCTAAAAAGTTGGATCCTCAAGTTTCCAGAGAATGTGTGAAGAAGGTAGTTCAGTGTTGTGATTGTTGTCAGCCCATTGATCCTGCACCTGTGATGCACAAAGGAGGCAAATTAAGCGTTGAAAGAAACTGGCAGCGCCTAGCTATTGATGTTACTCATTACAGACAGATACTCTATTTATTAGTGGTGGATTGCGGTCCAGGTCGTTTTGCAATATGGAGGCAGCTAAAGAGAGGAGATGCTCAAGAAATATCTGCGGAGTTGAATAGCATCTTTTTGGAAAGAGGGCCAGTTGATGAAATGTTACTGGATAAAAGTACAGCGTTCAAGTCGCAGTGTTTAGGAGATATGTTGTCTCGTTGGAACACTGTTAGGGTGTTTCGGGCTACTTATCGACCAGGAGGATATGGAATAGTTAAAAGACATCATAGGACCATCAAGGCTATTGCAGAGAAAGGAGGAATTAGTCCTATAGAAGCAGTAATTTGGTACAACAGCACACCAAGATCTGGACAAGATGAATCGTCTGTTCCACAACTTCCGGTATACAGATATGAGTGGAGGTATCCTTCAGTAGTCCCCAATGGAACAGATACCAGCCAAGACAAGCCCCTTTTAATTAAGATGGGAGAGGAGGTGTGGGTGAAGCCCTCAAACGCCCATTGTACTACTCAATGGCGTAAAGGGACTGTCACTCATGTGAACACTTCGAACAACATTTCTGTTGATGGAATGCCAAGGCATGTGTTGGATGTGCGACCAGTTATAGTTCCAGCTTTCCTATCTGATGGCTCAAGCGAAATGTCCAGTGATGACAGTGGAATCCCAACTAAGTGTTCAAAGAGAAACGGGAGAGAATCAGCGTCAACAGAGGAATAG